Proteins from one Natrinema salifodinae genomic window:
- a CDS encoding L-lactate permease codes for METIAAALPLLIVAVLIVGLLWPATRAMPIAWLVALAVGYLVWNNPPEYLAAASMVGVMTALEILWIVFGALVLLYTLMQAGAFERINRGFATISDDRRVQIVLLGFLLATFIEGAAGFGTPAAVVAPLLLALGFPALAAVIAAIIGHIIAVTYGAVGTPIIVGIQQPLSSVSFAQEAIESQGMTVAEYSVQVAAWAATYHALVGFVMPLFAVGMVVYFFGEERSIQPALDVWPLCLFAGVAFAIPYWLSAWFLTAEFPSLIGSMVGAAIVVPTLKAGYFLPDEKWDFPPREEWPDSWVGTIEPGENGAQPGAAADGGRSMSLFKAWSPYLFLVVLLVITRVIDPITEFFNSSLFVIEWASILGTPHSAAIAWGHAPGMWLVVSALIAIPLFGMNGDQVGQAWREAAEKIVSPFIALVFVIAMVQVMLLSGEAPGAPAVGSMIEVLAVSTANAFGPVYPAIAALIGALAAAMTGSNTASNITFGTFQFEAATELGLPTQIIVGAQAVGGAIGNLVAIHNLVAALATVGLVGQEGRVMRLNLIPLVYYAVFVGFWAMVFVYVMPDVLPSVFDVF; via the coding sequence ATGGAGACCATCGCTGCGGCGTTGCCGCTGCTGATCGTCGCCGTTCTGATCGTCGGGCTGCTGTGGCCGGCGACGCGCGCGATGCCGATCGCCTGGCTCGTCGCGCTCGCCGTCGGGTACCTCGTGTGGAACAACCCGCCCGAGTATCTCGCGGCCGCGTCGATGGTGGGCGTGATGACGGCCCTCGAGATCCTCTGGATCGTGTTCGGGGCGCTCGTCCTGCTCTATACGCTGATGCAAGCCGGCGCGTTCGAGCGGATCAATCGCGGATTCGCGACGATATCCGACGACCGGCGCGTCCAGATCGTCCTTCTCGGCTTCCTGCTCGCGACGTTCATCGAGGGCGCCGCCGGGTTCGGGACGCCCGCCGCGGTCGTTGCGCCGCTGTTGCTCGCGCTCGGCTTCCCGGCGCTCGCGGCCGTGATCGCGGCCATCATCGGACACATCATCGCCGTGACCTACGGCGCGGTGGGGACGCCGATCATCGTCGGTATCCAACAGCCGCTCTCGAGCGTCTCCTTCGCGCAGGAGGCGATCGAATCACAGGGGATGACCGTCGCCGAGTACTCGGTCCAGGTCGCCGCGTGGGCGGCGACGTATCACGCGCTGGTCGGGTTCGTCATGCCGTTGTTCGCGGTCGGAATGGTCGTGTACTTCTTCGGTGAGGAGCGATCGATACAACCGGCGCTGGACGTCTGGCCCCTCTGCCTGTTCGCGGGGGTCGCGTTCGCGATTCCCTACTGGCTCTCGGCCTGGTTCCTCACCGCCGAGTTCCCGTCGCTGATCGGGTCGATGGTCGGCGCCGCGATCGTGGTGCCGACGCTCAAGGCGGGGTACTTCCTCCCGGACGAGAAGTGGGACTTCCCGCCCCGGGAGGAGTGGCCGGACTCCTGGGTCGGGACGATCGAACCGGGCGAGAACGGGGCCCAACCCGGGGCCGCCGCCGACGGCGGTCGATCGATGTCGCTGTTCAAGGCCTGGTCGCCGTACCTCTTCCTCGTCGTGTTGCTGGTCATCACCCGCGTGATCGACCCCATCACGGAGTTCTTCAACAGTTCGCTGTTCGTCATCGAGTGGGCGAGTATCCTGGGGACGCCACACAGCGCGGCGATCGCGTGGGGACACGCACCCGGGATGTGGCTGGTCGTCAGCGCGCTCATCGCCATCCCGCTGTTCGGCATGAACGGCGACCAGGTCGGACAGGCCTGGCGCGAGGCCGCCGAAAAAATCGTCTCGCCCTTTATCGCGCTCGTGTTCGTCATCGCGATGGTGCAGGTGATGCTCCTGTCCGGCGAGGCGCCCGGCGCGCCGGCGGTCGGGAGCATGATCGAGGTGCTCGCCGTCTCGACGGCGAACGCGTTCGGACCGGTCTATCCCGCCATCGCCGCGTTGATCGGTGCGCTCGCCGCGGCGATGACGGGGTCGAACACGGCGTCGAACATCACCTTCGGGACGTTCCAGTTCGAAGCGGCGACGGAGCTGGGCCTGCCGACCCAGATCATCGTCGGTGCCCAGGCCGTCGGCGGCGCGATCGGGAACCTCGTCGCGATTCACAATCTGGTCGCGGCGCTCGCGACGGTCGGCCTGGTCGGCCAGGAGGGGCGGGTCATGCGGCTGAACCTGATCCCGCTGGTCTACTACGCGGTGTTCGTCGGCTTCTGGGCGATGGTCTTCGTGTACGTCATGCCCGACGTGCTGCCGTCGGTCTTCGACGTCTTCTAG
- a CDS encoding fumarylacetoacetate hydrolase family protein: protein MRLARIATSDGPVTGRYEDGIVRTDDGTYEVSADGDFLPPCDPSALYCVGRNYAATLDQMEYERPEEPDFFIKPPASLLAHEEPIISPAFTDELTYAGELAAVIDEPCHDVSEDEVPAVVRGYTIMNDVDALDQQGRTARKAFDGSGPLGPWIETDVDPTDIDMWTDVNDERRQDANTELMLFDPYEIISYLSKRFTFRPGDVVAFGSPANPGLIEPGDTVEITYEGVGTLRNSVVGRDE from the coding sequence ATGCGACTCGCACGGATCGCGACTTCCGACGGACCGGTTACTGGACGGTACGAAGACGGTATCGTGCGGACCGATGATGGCACCTACGAGGTGAGCGCCGACGGCGACTTCCTTCCGCCCTGTGATCCCTCGGCGCTGTATTGCGTCGGGCGCAACTACGCGGCGACGTTGGACCAGATGGAGTACGAACGGCCCGAAGAACCCGACTTCTTCATCAAACCGCCCGCATCGCTCCTGGCACACGAGGAACCGATCATCTCTCCCGCATTCACGGACGAACTGACCTACGCCGGGGAACTCGCGGCCGTCATCGACGAACCCTGTCACGACGTCTCCGAAGACGAGGTCCCGGCGGTCGTTCGCGGCTACACGATTATGAACGACGTGGACGCGCTCGACCAACAGGGCCGAACCGCACGGAAAGCCTTCGACGGCTCCGGGCCGCTCGGCCCGTGGATCGAGACCGACGTCGATCCGACCGACATCGACATGTGGACCGACGTGAACGACGAGCGACGACAGGACGCGAACACCGAACTGATGCTGTTCGATCCGTACGAAATCATCTCGTATCTCTCGAAGCGATTCACGTTCCGACCAGGCGACGTCGTCGCGTTCGGGAGTCCCGCGAATCCCGGACTCATCGAACCCGGTGACACCGTCGAAATCACGTACGAGGGCGTCGGAACGCTCCGTAATTCGGTCGTCGGCCGAGACGAGTGA
- a CDS encoding class I adenylate-forming enzyme family protein, producing the protein MLFPRLFKQSVARTPDRVAVVNLGTNETFTYRELAEAVYSVANGLEERGIEPGDRLTICMGNRPEHVITFLATQLIGAVAVPFNFRVSADGVTYHVNNSKSKLLLYDTFSKDAVETAAGDLDVPLIYVGDDPADRGTSFESLLDVSSTEPPIQVTEDDPSVMLYSSGTTGDPKGIPLDHRATTARTLVNAMGQRYYLGETILGVMPLYHTVGLHGVLCDVLGMSGTYLCQPQLDPEQCVRAIPEWDVTALHEAPTIFHQYLKTDTIEEVDLSSVSAVGFSGAPMSSSVFEAVIDVFEPDHVANLYGTTEAYGTLAYEALEKGDDPTTAGPANVFFETRIVDVSAIDPDATVDPGIEGELIVNTESPVAFDGYWNKPEQTEAVIQDGWFFTGDAAYETDERNIVITGRTDDMIISGGENIHPANVEDVLASHPKITDVGIVGVPDEEWGEKVKAYIVSDGLSANKLDQWCLENDELPNFKRPRVYEFVSELPRNPSGKIMRYKLQNQE; encoded by the coding sequence ATGCTCTTCCCGCGCTTGTTCAAACAGTCAGTCGCACGAACTCCAGATCGAGTCGCAGTCGTCAATCTCGGTACTAACGAAACATTCACCTACCGGGAATTAGCAGAGGCGGTTTACTCAGTCGCGAATGGACTTGAAGAGCGGGGCATCGAACCGGGTGATAGACTCACGATCTGTATGGGGAACCGTCCAGAGCACGTCATCACATTTCTCGCAACGCAACTGATCGGTGCTGTCGCGGTTCCGTTTAACTTTCGTGTCTCGGCAGACGGCGTGACGTACCATGTCAACAATTCAAAGTCAAAGCTACTGCTGTACGATACCTTCTCGAAGGATGCAGTCGAAACAGCAGCGGGTGATCTTGACGTTCCGCTGATCTATGTGGGAGACGATCCAGCGGACAGAGGGACCTCGTTTGAATCGCTGCTCGACGTGAGTTCCACCGAACCGCCGATTCAGGTCACGGAAGACGATCCGAGCGTGATGCTGTATAGCTCCGGAACGACTGGCGATCCAAAGGGAATTCCGCTCGATCATCGAGCAACGACTGCTCGAACGCTTGTGAATGCAATGGGGCAGCGATACTACCTCGGCGAGACCATCCTCGGAGTTATGCCGCTGTATCACACGGTCGGGCTACATGGTGTTCTCTGTGACGTCCTGGGGATGAGCGGAACATATCTCTGTCAGCCCCAGCTTGATCCCGAACAATGCGTTCGAGCGATTCCCGAATGGGATGTCACTGCGCTCCACGAGGCGCCGACTATCTTCCACCAATACCTCAAGACGGACACAATCGAGGAAGTCGACCTGAGTTCCGTCAGCGCGGTTGGGTTCTCGGGAGCACCGATGAGTAGCAGCGTCTTCGAAGCGGTCATCGACGTGTTCGAGCCGGATCACGTCGCGAATCTCTACGGGACGACGGAGGCGTACGGTACGCTCGCGTACGAGGCCCTCGAGAAGGGAGACGATCCGACGACGGCAGGCCCGGCGAACGTGTTCTTCGAAACGCGTATCGTCGACGTCAGTGCGATCGATCCGGATGCAACAGTCGATCCGGGTATTGAAGGCGAACTCATTGTGAACACGGAGTCGCCAGTTGCGTTCGACGGCTACTGGAACAAACCGGAGCAGACGGAAGCAGTCATTCAGGACGGGTGGTTCTTTACCGGTGACGCAGCGTACGAGACCGACGAAAGGAACATCGTTATCACGGGACGGACAGATGATATGATTATTAGCGGAGGCGAAAATATTCATCCGGCAAACGTGGAGGATGTGTTAGCCTCCCATCCCAAGATCACTGATGTAGGCATTGTCGGTGTGCCCGATGAGGAGTGGGGAGAAAAGGTGAAAGCATACATCGTCTCGGACGGGCTCTCGGCCAACAAGTTAGATCAGTGGTGTTTGGAGAACGACGAACTACCGAATTTCAAACGCCCTCGAGTGTACGAATTCGTCTCGGAACTGCCGCGTAATCCAAGCGGGAAAATCATGCGGTATAAGCTCCAGAATCAAGAGTGA
- a CDS encoding IclR family transcriptional regulator: MSQGRPPLRTIQRTFAVLDVLWTVDGAGPTEVAEQMDLPKSTVYEYLRALASTGYVVQADGKYRISYKFLSMGGRMRQRNRLFQIAKPELRKVAMETGELVNLNIEERSKSIIVHQEEGDQSLNLGTYPGMETPLHSHAAGKVLLAHLPEDVLERILDGHLEQVTDETITDPATLRTELDQIRDQGYAVDWDQQVPGMGVVSVPILIDGRLFGSIGVVCPTGRLEDTSYQNDLVRKIRETANTITVNYKYGN; encoded by the coding sequence ATGAGTCAAGGTAGACCACCGCTGCGAACCATTCAACGAACGTTCGCCGTGCTAGATGTCCTCTGGACCGTCGACGGTGCCGGACCGACGGAAGTAGCCGAGCAGATGGATCTCCCGAAGAGTACCGTGTATGAATACCTTCGAGCCTTAGCATCCACAGGATACGTCGTCCAAGCAGACGGTAAGTACAGAATTAGCTATAAATTCCTCTCAATGGGTGGACGAATGCGACAACGGAATCGCCTCTTTCAGATCGCCAAGCCGGAACTGCGAAAAGTAGCTATGGAAACAGGTGAACTCGTGAATCTCAATATCGAAGAACGATCGAAATCGATAATCGTCCATCAGGAAGAAGGAGATCAGTCCTTGAATCTCGGAACGTATCCAGGGATGGAGACGCCGCTGCATTCCCATGCAGCGGGGAAAGTCCTCCTGGCACACCTCCCCGAAGACGTTCTCGAACGAATACTTGATGGGCACCTCGAACAGGTCACGGACGAGACGATCACTGATCCGGCGACGCTACGGACTGAATTGGATCAGATACGCGATCAGGGATACGCCGTCGATTGGGATCAACAGGTCCCCGGAATGGGCGTCGTCTCAGTACCTATTTTGATCGACGGACGATTATTCGGATCTATCGGCGTCGTTTGCCCGACGGGACGACTCGAAGATACGTCGTATCAGAACGACCTGGTGCGGAAGATACGAGAAACAGCGAACACCATCACTGTGAACTATAAGTATGGTAACTGA
- a CDS encoding ferritin-like domain-containing protein: MPKLTSDQFTKRLSRQTEKEADRLAETVYTPDMRMEGQSLIRMLQSFMWNEFYFGMYPPAKQMNRLYELNDGDVTADIDIVVELANMARDELKHAKLFSNRIEELGGEPDLRKYEPTDEQVEMFHTVYDHENPVLLAACQQVGIERFVPKLFQALVDNDVVDDRTKEVLHSADLDEPNHLNVGRKILLRYATNEEIQQRVMEVNRAACKSMYDLYGVEYERNADELKESIA, encoded by the coding sequence ATGCCCAAGCTTACGAGCGATCAGTTTACCAAGCGGCTCAGCCGCCAAACCGAAAAGGAAGCCGACCGGCTCGCTGAAACTGTCTATACCCCGGATATGAGAATGGAAGGTCAGAGTCTGATTCGGATGTTGCAGTCATTCATGTGGAACGAATTCTACTTCGGGATGTATCCGCCGGCGAAGCAGATGAACCGACTCTATGAACTGAACGATGGCGATGTAACTGCAGATATTGATATTGTCGTCGAGCTCGCGAATATGGCTCGGGACGAACTCAAACATGCCAAGTTGTTCTCGAACCGAATCGAAGAGCTCGGTGGTGAACCCGATCTACGCAAGTACGAACCGACGGATGAACAGGTCGAAATGTTTCACACAGTGTACGACCACGAGAACCCGGTCTTGCTCGCCGCGTGTCAGCAGGTCGGTATCGAACGGTTCGTCCCGAAGCTGTTCCAAGCTCTCGTCGACAACGATGTCGTCGACGATCGGACGAAAGAAGTATTACACTCAGCGGACCTCGACGAACCGAACCACCTCAACGTCGGTCGGAAAATTCTTCTCCGATACGCGACCAACGAGGAGATTCAACAGCGAGTAATGGAAGTCAATCGTGCCGCCTGTAAGAGTATGTACGACCTCTATGGTGTCGAATACGAACGCAACGCGGATGAGTTGAAGGAGTCAATCGCATAA